ACCATCCATAAGGACACCTTTAAAAAGATAACAATTTATGGGAGTATATCTGTTTTATAGAAATTTTCCTACGTCTTACTCCTATTCAGGAACATTTGTTATATATATATTCTCATATTATTAATTCACATATTATATATTTGCATATTATTAATCAATGAATAAGTAAAATTTACTTCAATTCTACTATTTATTTATTCCTCAGATGTTTTATGGGCTCTTTTTTGCTAATTAATGCAAGTTGACTTGGTTTTCATTTATTCATAAACCTTCAGCAGGAAACCCCTGAATCTTTATCTCAGGGGTAGTTGACTTTAACGTCTCGTTTTTTTGTTCAAGATTCTTGATTTCTTTATTTCTTTTATATGGACTGATTTTTCGCATGGAAAACGCTTTTTTAAGCTTCAGATCCCCTTTTCTTACTTATCTCGACTCCTTTTTGAGGACAAATATGGCATTTTTTCTCAAAAGGTTTATATCTGTTATGTTCAAGACCACCTAACATGAGAGGTAAAATTGGAGTTTTAAAGGTAATCGCTGTTCTTTCAATCCTGGCTGCTATATTTGCTGGTCTTGGCTGTGTTGACAACCAGGTAGAGGATGGAAATGCAGAAACTATGGAAGTCAATTCTGATAATACATCTGCAGGTGAAGGGTCAGTCCTTACGGTTTTTCATGCAGGGAGCCTGAGTGTGCCCTTTGAGGAACTTGAAGCCGAGTTCGAAGCCCAGCACCCAGGAGTCGATGTTCAGCGGGAAGCTGCAGGGAGTGCGCAGAGTGTAAGAAAGATCACCGAACTTGGAAAACAGGCTGATGTTCTGGCATCTGCAGACTATGTCCTTATTCCTTCCATGATGATGCCGGAATATGCGGACTGGTATGCGGCTTTTGCAAGAAACCAGCTCGTAATCGCTTACACCAATGAAAGCATGTACAGCGACGAGATCAATGCAGATAACTGGTATGAGATCCTCAGGCGCCCCGGGGTAACTTACGGATTTTCTAACCCTAACGACGATCCATGCGGTTACAGGACCCAGATGGTGACCCAGCTCGCAGAGTTCTATTATAATGACAGCACGATCTACGACGACCTGATCCTGGATAAGACCGGCATGACCGCTACAACAGAGGAGAACGGGACCGTCCTGGTACATGTCCCAGCATCCGAAGTCCTTTCCCCTGATACCAGCAAGATAATGCTCAGGAGTATGGAAGTTGAACTTTCCTCTGCCCTTGAAATGGGCGAAATCGACTATTTCTATATTTATCGGAGCGTTGCTGTCCAGCATGGTTTTAAGTTCGTGGAACTCCCGTCTGAAATTGATCTGGGATCCATCGAATATGCTGACAATTACTCAAAGGTCCAGGTCGAAATGGCAAACGGAGAAGTAGTTACAGGGTCTCCTATCGTGTACGGTATAACTATCCCTCTAAATGCTAAAAATCCTGAACTTGCTACCGAGTTTGTAAAACTACTCCTCGATGAGCCTGGTCAGCAGATTTTCATTGAGAACGGTCAGCCTCCGATTGTCCCTGCTATTTCCGAAGGAAAAGATAAAATGCCTGAAGAATTGCAGGTTCTTGTGGAATAATGATGAACTCTCCCTGGTCCGAAAAGCTGTTTCAAACACATCTGATAGGGTGGATCTCAGAACGCAAGGACCCAGGGAATTACTTAAAAACAAAAACGACAGTAAAAGAGTATAAGAATGAAAGCCACAACCCGAAAAATCCGTAAAATTGAGCCTATGACTTTCGTCTTTTCCCTTATACTGCTTGTTCTTTTTCTTTTTATTTTCCTGACTCTTTCAAACATGATCTTCGGGCAATTGTTGGGGGATTTTTCAGGTCTGGTAAAAGCTGCGGGAAACCGTTCAGTAATGGGCGCGATTTTTCTCTCTTTATA
The Methanosarcina sp. WWM596 DNA segment above includes these coding regions:
- the wtpA gene encoding tungstate ABC transporter substrate-binding protein WtpA, whose product is MRGKIGVLKVIAVLSILAAIFAGLGCVDNQVEDGNAETMEVNSDNTSAGEGSVLTVFHAGSLSVPFEELEAEFEAQHPGVDVQREAAGSAQSVRKITELGKQADVLASADYVLIPSMMMPEYADWYAAFARNQLVIAYTNESMYSDEINADNWYEILRRPGVTYGFSNPNDDPCGYRTQMVTQLAEFYYNDSTIYDDLILDKTGMTATTEENGTVLVHVPASEVLSPDTSKIMLRSMEVELSSALEMGEIDYFYIYRSVAVQHGFKFVELPSEIDLGSIEYADNYSKVQVEMANGEVVTGSPIVYGITIPLNAKNPELATEFVKLLLDEPGQQIFIENGQPPIVPAISEGKDKMPEELQVLVE